The following proteins are co-located in the Cardiocondyla obscurior isolate alpha-2009 linkage group LG12, Cobs3.1, whole genome shotgun sequence genome:
- the LOC139106793 gene encoding kinectin isoform X2, with amino-acid sequence MDVQTGLIYVGIVVLSAAAIAFISMFGIREKSYEEAIAEQRKLPDDLLSSKKDKNKEKKHKNKTGKKVKEKKEEKDDKEDKDERPEHVQFEETPQILPPDPPVQESNKGNKKKGKLEKIKSILVNKDEPSVIVTELNPSQLPLAEANHFDLIHPKDDLELVRSQSQITQTETMEKVNKSPKDTPTKSKKNRESVKKRDENSKDEKQDLNTYTNASSANKETTREVKEQQQKDTPVKEVKEIVKEAVQQLPNKEPKKTKKKNDILSQIDGDAVNVELLMLCIQKAELSRSEIQSLTNQLLNKQQDNPLEYSEWTEGRADPVIKLKKQLAEKEKALADEHEANVAFQNKLKELRAEFNTEKSRLLSNIRQLDEMFNAKNTEAQTLQTRLQHILESHVAEKQGFARQIDQLQSKLNEDASIIHKLQEDQGQTQGHLQQELMAQRKQMEVQFAQIRENENALKSQLAQKHGEMQELQNELQATCESSTAEIDMLRQQVGIMQGQLIHSEGQLQHFKEANDRLQDVARQLEESHRAHTELDHRLKSAHRHEQELQKQVNSLQAELNHAKNEANETPTLKIELNKAQTELIKLKSELSATMNEAQSEAAEIIALKNALSNKEEELKRSQDKVYAVQNDLQQSNVQVTRLESELNSVQKKMDVLKVDFDYSLKESKNEANKYQNEVYTLQKQLADFQIELDQTRSQIRESNAMASEVKALQTEINRLQNNEKKTGDEHLHIVKLQEENDRLRTELTNAIEKQKELQQQYEEKKNRIDVALATTTEPQHANLEDKALLEKLTTELTHKEEEFNKIDERLHLLESDADQHQQFIRQLKEALEVQKCKNNELRTKNWKVMEALSAAESRAKSNEETAVKEVTQKIKQEQEEITKAFLQRIFPEIKVAEKTYEHWIKSFETKICNSLSELKQKNADQLIPDLETQNKSLQGMVLHYQQIIHDTEGMLNKLQSHIESEETRWQSQLRQKENEVANLRIELKDMQTKLISNEEFKQRVKELEVCVEQNRTGILFNAAQKGTSCGDSNELVTLEQLQEEKARLSQELEVECNKRATLDAEVTKLRSLVENSEASLVYEKNLVTQLQQEVSQLKNEICGGCSSSEQSVLNGPPLSDSLQSERLDNNISGMQPPLASQALLTALENTLLKNTEFANCSITKPVSLMSQTEQEIENNSLTTKYSSKSCHMTDHNTQANWNSMIDQQHKKRKKKRKGGSGKK; translated from the exons ATGGATGTTCAGACGGGACTTATATATGTTGGCATTGTTGTCCTCTCCGCTGCAGCCAttgcttttatttcaatgtttGGTATAAGAGAAAAATCTTATGAAGAAGCAATTGCCGAACAGAGAAAGCTACCTGATGATTTGCTGTCAA GcaaaaaggataaaaataaagaaaaaaagcataaaaataaaacgggaaagaaagtaaaagagaagaaagaagagaaggatGATAAGGAAGATAAGGATGAAAGACCCGAGCATGTACAATTTGAAGAAACCCCTCAAATATTGCCTCCTGATCCACCAGTGCag GAGAGTAACAAAGGCAataagaagaaaggaaaacttgaaaagataaaatcaaTTCTCGTAAATAAAGATGAGCCATCAGTCATTGTGACTGAATTAAATCCTTCGCAGCTTCCCTTGGCAGAAGCTAACCATTTTGATCTTATTCATCCAAAAGATGACCTTGAACTCGTGCGGAGTCAGAGT CAGATTACCCAAACTGAAACCATGGAGAAAGTCAACAAATCACCAAAGGATACTCCGACTAAATCGAAGAAAAACAGGGAATCagtaaaaaagagagatgaaAATAGTAAAGATGAAAAACAAGATCTTAATACTTACACTAATGCATCATCTGCTAATAAAGAAACTACAAGGGAAGTAAAAGAACAACAACAAAAAGATACGCCTGTGAAAGAAGTGAAGGAAATTGTCAAAGAGGCAGTTCAGCAGTTACCGAACAAAGAAcccaaaaaaacgaaaaaaaagaatgatatTTTATCTCAGATCG atGGGGATGCAGTTAATGTTGAATTATTGATGCTATGTATTCAAAAAGCAGAGCTTAGTCGATCTGAAATACAGAGCCTCACGAATCAACTCTTGAATAAACAGCAGGACAATCCGTTAGAATATTCAGAGTGGACGGAAGGTCGCGCTGACCctgttattaaattgaaaaaacaattggcggaaaaagagaaagcatTAGCCGATGAGCACGAAGCGAATGTGGCATTTCAAAACAAATTAAAGGAATTGCGAGCTGAATTTAATACAGAAAAATCGAGACTATTATCGAATATTAGACAACTCGACGAAATGTTCAACGCTAAAAACACTGAAGCTCAAACATTGCAAACTCGACTTCAACATATTTTGGAAAGTCATGTTGCAGAAAAACAAGGTTTTGCTAGACAGATTGATCAACTGCAGAGTAAATTAAATGAGGATGCCAGCATTATTCACAAATTGCAAGAAGATCAAGGACAAACTCAGGGACATTTACAGCAAGAATTGATGGCGCAACGAAAGCAAATGGAAGTACAATTTGCACAAATACGTGAAAATGAGAATGCATTGAAATCACAATTGGCCCAAAAACATGGGGAGATGCAGGAATTGCAAAATGAACTGCAAGCGACTTGCGAAAGTAGCACCGCAGAGATAGATATGTTACGTCAGCAAGTAGGAATAATGCAAGGTCAATTGATACACTCAGAAGGACAATTACAACACTTTAAGGAGGCAAATGATCGATTACAAGATGTTGCTAGGCAACTTGAG GAATCTCATCGTGCACACACCGAATTAGATCATAGATTAAAAAGCGCACATCGACACGAACAAGAATTGCAGAAGCAAGTAAATTCACTGCAGGCTGAATTAAATCATGCGAAAAATGAAGCTAATGAAACGCCTACCTTAAAAATAGAACTTAACAAAGCTCAAACggaattgataaaattaaaatcagagCTGTCAGCCACAATGAATGAAGCTCAATCAGAAGCAGCTGAAATTATAGCCTTGAAAAATGCATTAAGTAACAAAGAAGAGGAACTAAAAAGATCGCAGGATAAAGTTTATGCTGTTCAAAATGATTTGCAACAATCCAATGTGCAAGTTACACGTCTGGAATCTGAATTGAATTCTGTCCAGAAGAAGATGGATGTATTAAAAGTCGATTTTGATTATAGTTTAAAGGAATCAAAGAACGAAGCAAACAAGTATCAAAACGAAGTATACACACTACAAAAACAGTTAGCAGATTTCCAGATAGAATTAGATCAGACTCGTAGTCAGATTAGAGAATCTAATGCGATGGCGAGTGAAGTAAAAGCTTTGCAAACTGAAATAAATAGATTGCAGAACAATGAGAAAAAAACAGGAGATGAACATCTTCATATTGTGAAACTGCAAGAAGAGAACGATAGACTGCGTACTGag CTTACGAACGCTAtagagaaacaaaaagaacTTCAACAACAatacgaagaaaagaaaaatcgtatAGATGTAGCACTAGCCACTACTACTGAACCTCAACATGCCAATTT aGAGGATAAAGCTTTActagaaaaattaacaacaGAGTTAACGCACAAAGAAGAGgaattcaataaaatagaTGAACGATTACATTTATTAGAGAGTGATGCAGATCAACACCAACAGTTTATTAGGCAATTAAAAGAAGCTTTAGAGGttcaaaaatgtaaaaataat GAACTACGCACAAAGAACTGGAAAGTAATGGAAGCTCTTTCTGCTGCTGAGTCGCGTGCCAAATCTAACGAAGAGACAGCCGttaaa gaaGTAACacagaaaattaaacaagaaCAAGAAGAAATAACTAAGGCATTTCTACAAAGGATATTCCCTGAGATTAAAGTGGCTGAGAAAACATATGAACATTGGATCAAATCTTTTGAAACTAAAATATGCAATAGTTTAAGCgaattaaaacagaaaaacgCAGATCAACTAATTCCAGATTTGGAGACACAAAACAAAAGTTTACAAGGCATGGTTTTACATTATCAACAAATTATTCACGATACG gaaggTATGCTTAATAAACTACAGAGTCATATAGAATCTGAGGAAACACGATGGCAATCGCAACttcgacaaaaagaaaatgaagtgGCAAACCTTAGAATAGAACTCAAAGACATgcaaactaaattaatttcaaatgagGAG tTTAAACAGAGAGTTAAAGAATTGGAAGTTTGCGTGGAACAAAATCGTActggaatattatttaatgccgCGCAGAAAGGTACATCGTGTGGAGATAGCAACGAGCTTGTTACTTTAGAACAATTGCAagaa GAGAAGGCCCGTTTATCGCAGGAATTAGAAGTAGAATGTAATAAGAGGGCGACATTGGACGCTGAAGTTACAAAATTGCGTTCTCTTGTTGAAAATAGTGAAGCGAGTTTAGTGTACGAGAAAAATCTTGTTACACAACTTCAACAAGAAGTATCCCAACTGAAG AATGAAATTTGTGGCGGTTGTAGCAGTTCGGAGCAGTCTGTGTTAAACGGTCCACCCTTATCGGATTCTCTTCAATCTGAG CGGTTGGATAATAATATATCTGGAATGCAGCCTCCTCTAGCGTCTCAGGCTCTGTTAACTGCGTTAGAAAATACTCTGCTCAAGAATACAGAGTTTGCAAACTGTTCCATTACGAAACCTGTCAGTTTGATGAGTCAAACTGAACAAGAAATTGAGAACAACTCCCTTACTACAAAATATTCCTCCAAATCCTGTCATATGACAGATCACAACACACAGGCTAATTGGAACTCAATGATTGACCAGCAACATAAAAAGCgcaagaaaaagaggaag GGTGGTTcaggaaaaaaataa
- the LOC139106793 gene encoding kinectin isoform X4 translates to MDVQTGLIYVGIVVLSAAAIAFISMFGIREKSYEEAIAEQRKLPDDLLSSKKDKNKEKKHKNKTGKKVKEKKEEKDDKEDKDERPEHVQFEETPQILPPDPPVQESNKGNKKKGKLEKIKSILVNKDEPSVIVTELNPSQLPLAEANHFDLIHPKDDLELVRSQSKENLQQITQTETMEKVNKSPKDTPTKSKKNRESVKKRDENSKDEKQDLNTYTNASSANKETTREVKEQQQKDTPVKEVKEIVKEAVQQLPNKEPKKTKKKNDILSQIDGDAVNVELLMLCIQKAELSRSEIQSLTNQLLNKQQDNPLEYSEWTEGRADPVIKLKKQLAEKEKALADEHEANVAFQNKLKELRAEFNTEKSRLLSNIRQLDEMFNAKNTEAQTLQTRLQHILESHVAEKQGFARQIDQLQSKLNEDASIIHKLQEDQGQTQGHLQQELMAQRKQMEVQFAQIRENENALKSQLAQKHGEMQELQNELQATCESSTAEIDMLRQQVGIMQGQLIHSEGQLQHFKEANDRLQDVARQLEESHRAHTELDHRLKSAHRHEQELQKQVNSLQAELNHAKNEANETPTLKIELNKAQTELIKLKSELSATMNEAQSEAAEIIALKNALSNKEEELKRSQDKVYAVQNDLQQSNVQVTRLESELNSVQKKMDVLKVDFDYSLKESKNEANKYQNEVYTLQKQLADFQIELDQTRSQIRESNAMASEVKALQTEINRLQNNEKKTGDEHLHIVKLQEENDRLRTELTNAIEKQKELQQQYEEKKNRIDVALATTTEPQHANLEDKALLEKLTTELTHKEEEFNKIDERLHLLESDADQHQQFIRQLKEALEVQKCKNNELRTKNWKVMEALSAAESRAKSNEETAVKEVTQKIKQEQEEITKAFLQRIFPEIKVAEKTYEHWIKSFETKICNSLSELKQKNADQLIPDLETQNKSLQGMVLHYQQIIHDTEGMLNKLQSHIESEETRWQSQLRQKENEVANLRIELKDMQTKLISNEEFKQRVKELEVCVEQNRTGILFNAAQKGTSCGDSNELVTLEQLQEEKARLSQELEVECNKRATLDAEVTKLRSLVENSEASLVYEKNLVTQLQQEVSQLKNEICGGCSSSEQSVLNGPPLSDSLQSEPPLASQALLTALENTLLKNTEFANCSITKPVSLMSQTEQEIENNSLTTKYSSKSCHMTDHNTQANWNSMIDQQHKKRKKKRKGGSGKK, encoded by the exons ATGGATGTTCAGACGGGACTTATATATGTTGGCATTGTTGTCCTCTCCGCTGCAGCCAttgcttttatttcaatgtttGGTATAAGAGAAAAATCTTATGAAGAAGCAATTGCCGAACAGAGAAAGCTACCTGATGATTTGCTGTCAA GcaaaaaggataaaaataaagaaaaaaagcataaaaataaaacgggaaagaaagtaaaagagaagaaagaagagaaggatGATAAGGAAGATAAGGATGAAAGACCCGAGCATGTACAATTTGAAGAAACCCCTCAAATATTGCCTCCTGATCCACCAGTGCag GAGAGTAACAAAGGCAataagaagaaaggaaaacttgaaaagataaaatcaaTTCTCGTAAATAAAGATGAGCCATCAGTCATTGTGACTGAATTAAATCCTTCGCAGCTTCCCTTGGCAGAAGCTAACCATTTTGATCTTATTCATCCAAAAGATGACCTTGAACTCGTGCGGAGTCAGAGT AAGGAGAATCTTCAGCAGATTACCCAAACTGAAACCATGGAGAAAGTCAACAAATCACCAAAGGATACTCCGACTAAATCGAAGAAAAACAGGGAATCagtaaaaaagagagatgaaAATAGTAAAGATGAAAAACAAGATCTTAATACTTACACTAATGCATCATCTGCTAATAAAGAAACTACAAGGGAAGTAAAAGAACAACAACAAAAAGATACGCCTGTGAAAGAAGTGAAGGAAATTGTCAAAGAGGCAGTTCAGCAGTTACCGAACAAAGAAcccaaaaaaacgaaaaaaaagaatgatatTTTATCTCAGATCG atGGGGATGCAGTTAATGTTGAATTATTGATGCTATGTATTCAAAAAGCAGAGCTTAGTCGATCTGAAATACAGAGCCTCACGAATCAACTCTTGAATAAACAGCAGGACAATCCGTTAGAATATTCAGAGTGGACGGAAGGTCGCGCTGACCctgttattaaattgaaaaaacaattggcggaaaaagagaaagcatTAGCCGATGAGCACGAAGCGAATGTGGCATTTCAAAACAAATTAAAGGAATTGCGAGCTGAATTTAATACAGAAAAATCGAGACTATTATCGAATATTAGACAACTCGACGAAATGTTCAACGCTAAAAACACTGAAGCTCAAACATTGCAAACTCGACTTCAACATATTTTGGAAAGTCATGTTGCAGAAAAACAAGGTTTTGCTAGACAGATTGATCAACTGCAGAGTAAATTAAATGAGGATGCCAGCATTATTCACAAATTGCAAGAAGATCAAGGACAAACTCAGGGACATTTACAGCAAGAATTGATGGCGCAACGAAAGCAAATGGAAGTACAATTTGCACAAATACGTGAAAATGAGAATGCATTGAAATCACAATTGGCCCAAAAACATGGGGAGATGCAGGAATTGCAAAATGAACTGCAAGCGACTTGCGAAAGTAGCACCGCAGAGATAGATATGTTACGTCAGCAAGTAGGAATAATGCAAGGTCAATTGATACACTCAGAAGGACAATTACAACACTTTAAGGAGGCAAATGATCGATTACAAGATGTTGCTAGGCAACTTGAG GAATCTCATCGTGCACACACCGAATTAGATCATAGATTAAAAAGCGCACATCGACACGAACAAGAATTGCAGAAGCAAGTAAATTCACTGCAGGCTGAATTAAATCATGCGAAAAATGAAGCTAATGAAACGCCTACCTTAAAAATAGAACTTAACAAAGCTCAAACggaattgataaaattaaaatcagagCTGTCAGCCACAATGAATGAAGCTCAATCAGAAGCAGCTGAAATTATAGCCTTGAAAAATGCATTAAGTAACAAAGAAGAGGAACTAAAAAGATCGCAGGATAAAGTTTATGCTGTTCAAAATGATTTGCAACAATCCAATGTGCAAGTTACACGTCTGGAATCTGAATTGAATTCTGTCCAGAAGAAGATGGATGTATTAAAAGTCGATTTTGATTATAGTTTAAAGGAATCAAAGAACGAAGCAAACAAGTATCAAAACGAAGTATACACACTACAAAAACAGTTAGCAGATTTCCAGATAGAATTAGATCAGACTCGTAGTCAGATTAGAGAATCTAATGCGATGGCGAGTGAAGTAAAAGCTTTGCAAACTGAAATAAATAGATTGCAGAACAATGAGAAAAAAACAGGAGATGAACATCTTCATATTGTGAAACTGCAAGAAGAGAACGATAGACTGCGTACTGag CTTACGAACGCTAtagagaaacaaaaagaacTTCAACAACAatacgaagaaaagaaaaatcgtatAGATGTAGCACTAGCCACTACTACTGAACCTCAACATGCCAATTT aGAGGATAAAGCTTTActagaaaaattaacaacaGAGTTAACGCACAAAGAAGAGgaattcaataaaatagaTGAACGATTACATTTATTAGAGAGTGATGCAGATCAACACCAACAGTTTATTAGGCAATTAAAAGAAGCTTTAGAGGttcaaaaatgtaaaaataat GAACTACGCACAAAGAACTGGAAAGTAATGGAAGCTCTTTCTGCTGCTGAGTCGCGTGCCAAATCTAACGAAGAGACAGCCGttaaa gaaGTAACacagaaaattaaacaagaaCAAGAAGAAATAACTAAGGCATTTCTACAAAGGATATTCCCTGAGATTAAAGTGGCTGAGAAAACATATGAACATTGGATCAAATCTTTTGAAACTAAAATATGCAATAGTTTAAGCgaattaaaacagaaaaacgCAGATCAACTAATTCCAGATTTGGAGACACAAAACAAAAGTTTACAAGGCATGGTTTTACATTATCAACAAATTATTCACGATACG gaaggTATGCTTAATAAACTACAGAGTCATATAGAATCTGAGGAAACACGATGGCAATCGCAACttcgacaaaaagaaaatgaagtgGCAAACCTTAGAATAGAACTCAAAGACATgcaaactaaattaatttcaaatgagGAG tTTAAACAGAGAGTTAAAGAATTGGAAGTTTGCGTGGAACAAAATCGTActggaatattatttaatgccgCGCAGAAAGGTACATCGTGTGGAGATAGCAACGAGCTTGTTACTTTAGAACAATTGCAagaa GAGAAGGCCCGTTTATCGCAGGAATTAGAAGTAGAATGTAATAAGAGGGCGACATTGGACGCTGAAGTTACAAAATTGCGTTCTCTTGTTGAAAATAGTGAAGCGAGTTTAGTGTACGAGAAAAATCTTGTTACACAACTTCAACAAGAAGTATCCCAACTGAAG AATGAAATTTGTGGCGGTTGTAGCAGTTCGGAGCAGTCTGTGTTAAACGGTCCACCCTTATCGGATTCTCTTCAATCTGAG CCTCCTCTAGCGTCTCAGGCTCTGTTAACTGCGTTAGAAAATACTCTGCTCAAGAATACAGAGTTTGCAAACTGTTCCATTACGAAACCTGTCAGTTTGATGAGTCAAACTGAACAAGAAATTGAGAACAACTCCCTTACTACAAAATATTCCTCCAAATCCTGTCATATGACAGATCACAACACACAGGCTAATTGGAACTCAATGATTGACCAGCAACATAAAAAGCgcaagaaaaagaggaag GGTGGTTcaggaaaaaaataa
- the LOC139106793 gene encoding kinectin isoform X1, whose protein sequence is MDVQTGLIYVGIVVLSAAAIAFISMFGIREKSYEEAIAEQRKLPDDLLSSKKDKNKEKKHKNKTGKKVKEKKEEKDDKEDKDERPEHVQFEETPQILPPDPPVQESNKGNKKKGKLEKIKSILVNKDEPSVIVTELNPSQLPLAEANHFDLIHPKDDLELVRSQSKENLQQITQTETMEKVNKSPKDTPTKSKKNRESVKKRDENSKDEKQDLNTYTNASSANKETTREVKEQQQKDTPVKEVKEIVKEAVQQLPNKEPKKTKKKNDILSQIDGDAVNVELLMLCIQKAELSRSEIQSLTNQLLNKQQDNPLEYSEWTEGRADPVIKLKKQLAEKEKALADEHEANVAFQNKLKELRAEFNTEKSRLLSNIRQLDEMFNAKNTEAQTLQTRLQHILESHVAEKQGFARQIDQLQSKLNEDASIIHKLQEDQGQTQGHLQQELMAQRKQMEVQFAQIRENENALKSQLAQKHGEMQELQNELQATCESSTAEIDMLRQQVGIMQGQLIHSEGQLQHFKEANDRLQDVARQLEESHRAHTELDHRLKSAHRHEQELQKQVNSLQAELNHAKNEANETPTLKIELNKAQTELIKLKSELSATMNEAQSEAAEIIALKNALSNKEEELKRSQDKVYAVQNDLQQSNVQVTRLESELNSVQKKMDVLKVDFDYSLKESKNEANKYQNEVYTLQKQLADFQIELDQTRSQIRESNAMASEVKALQTEINRLQNNEKKTGDEHLHIVKLQEENDRLRTELTNAIEKQKELQQQYEEKKNRIDVALATTTEPQHANLEDKALLEKLTTELTHKEEEFNKIDERLHLLESDADQHQQFIRQLKEALEVQKCKNNELRTKNWKVMEALSAAESRAKSNEETAVKEVTQKIKQEQEEITKAFLQRIFPEIKVAEKTYEHWIKSFETKICNSLSELKQKNADQLIPDLETQNKSLQGMVLHYQQIIHDTEGMLNKLQSHIESEETRWQSQLRQKENEVANLRIELKDMQTKLISNEEFKQRVKELEVCVEQNRTGILFNAAQKGTSCGDSNELVTLEQLQEEKARLSQELEVECNKRATLDAEVTKLRSLVENSEASLVYEKNLVTQLQQEVSQLKNEICGGCSSSEQSVLNGPPLSDSLQSERLDNNISGMQPPLASQALLTALENTLLKNTEFANCSITKPVSLMSQTEQEIENNSLTTKYSSKSCHMTDHNTQANWNSMIDQQHKKRKKKRKGGSGKK, encoded by the exons ATGGATGTTCAGACGGGACTTATATATGTTGGCATTGTTGTCCTCTCCGCTGCAGCCAttgcttttatttcaatgtttGGTATAAGAGAAAAATCTTATGAAGAAGCAATTGCCGAACAGAGAAAGCTACCTGATGATTTGCTGTCAA GcaaaaaggataaaaataaagaaaaaaagcataaaaataaaacgggaaagaaagtaaaagagaagaaagaagagaaggatGATAAGGAAGATAAGGATGAAAGACCCGAGCATGTACAATTTGAAGAAACCCCTCAAATATTGCCTCCTGATCCACCAGTGCag GAGAGTAACAAAGGCAataagaagaaaggaaaacttgaaaagataaaatcaaTTCTCGTAAATAAAGATGAGCCATCAGTCATTGTGACTGAATTAAATCCTTCGCAGCTTCCCTTGGCAGAAGCTAACCATTTTGATCTTATTCATCCAAAAGATGACCTTGAACTCGTGCGGAGTCAGAGT AAGGAGAATCTTCAGCAGATTACCCAAACTGAAACCATGGAGAAAGTCAACAAATCACCAAAGGATACTCCGACTAAATCGAAGAAAAACAGGGAATCagtaaaaaagagagatgaaAATAGTAAAGATGAAAAACAAGATCTTAATACTTACACTAATGCATCATCTGCTAATAAAGAAACTACAAGGGAAGTAAAAGAACAACAACAAAAAGATACGCCTGTGAAAGAAGTGAAGGAAATTGTCAAAGAGGCAGTTCAGCAGTTACCGAACAAAGAAcccaaaaaaacgaaaaaaaagaatgatatTTTATCTCAGATCG atGGGGATGCAGTTAATGTTGAATTATTGATGCTATGTATTCAAAAAGCAGAGCTTAGTCGATCTGAAATACAGAGCCTCACGAATCAACTCTTGAATAAACAGCAGGACAATCCGTTAGAATATTCAGAGTGGACGGAAGGTCGCGCTGACCctgttattaaattgaaaaaacaattggcggaaaaagagaaagcatTAGCCGATGAGCACGAAGCGAATGTGGCATTTCAAAACAAATTAAAGGAATTGCGAGCTGAATTTAATACAGAAAAATCGAGACTATTATCGAATATTAGACAACTCGACGAAATGTTCAACGCTAAAAACACTGAAGCTCAAACATTGCAAACTCGACTTCAACATATTTTGGAAAGTCATGTTGCAGAAAAACAAGGTTTTGCTAGACAGATTGATCAACTGCAGAGTAAATTAAATGAGGATGCCAGCATTATTCACAAATTGCAAGAAGATCAAGGACAAACTCAGGGACATTTACAGCAAGAATTGATGGCGCAACGAAAGCAAATGGAAGTACAATTTGCACAAATACGTGAAAATGAGAATGCATTGAAATCACAATTGGCCCAAAAACATGGGGAGATGCAGGAATTGCAAAATGAACTGCAAGCGACTTGCGAAAGTAGCACCGCAGAGATAGATATGTTACGTCAGCAAGTAGGAATAATGCAAGGTCAATTGATACACTCAGAAGGACAATTACAACACTTTAAGGAGGCAAATGATCGATTACAAGATGTTGCTAGGCAACTTGAG GAATCTCATCGTGCACACACCGAATTAGATCATAGATTAAAAAGCGCACATCGACACGAACAAGAATTGCAGAAGCAAGTAAATTCACTGCAGGCTGAATTAAATCATGCGAAAAATGAAGCTAATGAAACGCCTACCTTAAAAATAGAACTTAACAAAGCTCAAACggaattgataaaattaaaatcagagCTGTCAGCCACAATGAATGAAGCTCAATCAGAAGCAGCTGAAATTATAGCCTTGAAAAATGCATTAAGTAACAAAGAAGAGGAACTAAAAAGATCGCAGGATAAAGTTTATGCTGTTCAAAATGATTTGCAACAATCCAATGTGCAAGTTACACGTCTGGAATCTGAATTGAATTCTGTCCAGAAGAAGATGGATGTATTAAAAGTCGATTTTGATTATAGTTTAAAGGAATCAAAGAACGAAGCAAACAAGTATCAAAACGAAGTATACACACTACAAAAACAGTTAGCAGATTTCCAGATAGAATTAGATCAGACTCGTAGTCAGATTAGAGAATCTAATGCGATGGCGAGTGAAGTAAAAGCTTTGCAAACTGAAATAAATAGATTGCAGAACAATGAGAAAAAAACAGGAGATGAACATCTTCATATTGTGAAACTGCAAGAAGAGAACGATAGACTGCGTACTGag CTTACGAACGCTAtagagaaacaaaaagaacTTCAACAACAatacgaagaaaagaaaaatcgtatAGATGTAGCACTAGCCACTACTACTGAACCTCAACATGCCAATTT aGAGGATAAAGCTTTActagaaaaattaacaacaGAGTTAACGCACAAAGAAGAGgaattcaataaaatagaTGAACGATTACATTTATTAGAGAGTGATGCAGATCAACACCAACAGTTTATTAGGCAATTAAAAGAAGCTTTAGAGGttcaaaaatgtaaaaataat GAACTACGCACAAAGAACTGGAAAGTAATGGAAGCTCTTTCTGCTGCTGAGTCGCGTGCCAAATCTAACGAAGAGACAGCCGttaaa gaaGTAACacagaaaattaaacaagaaCAAGAAGAAATAACTAAGGCATTTCTACAAAGGATATTCCCTGAGATTAAAGTGGCTGAGAAAACATATGAACATTGGATCAAATCTTTTGAAACTAAAATATGCAATAGTTTAAGCgaattaaaacagaaaaacgCAGATCAACTAATTCCAGATTTGGAGACACAAAACAAAAGTTTACAAGGCATGGTTTTACATTATCAACAAATTATTCACGATACG gaaggTATGCTTAATAAACTACAGAGTCATATAGAATCTGAGGAAACACGATGGCAATCGCAACttcgacaaaaagaaaatgaagtgGCAAACCTTAGAATAGAACTCAAAGACATgcaaactaaattaatttcaaatgagGAG tTTAAACAGAGAGTTAAAGAATTGGAAGTTTGCGTGGAACAAAATCGTActggaatattatttaatgccgCGCAGAAAGGTACATCGTGTGGAGATAGCAACGAGCTTGTTACTTTAGAACAATTGCAagaa GAGAAGGCCCGTTTATCGCAGGAATTAGAAGTAGAATGTAATAAGAGGGCGACATTGGACGCTGAAGTTACAAAATTGCGTTCTCTTGTTGAAAATAGTGAAGCGAGTTTAGTGTACGAGAAAAATCTTGTTACACAACTTCAACAAGAAGTATCCCAACTGAAG AATGAAATTTGTGGCGGTTGTAGCAGTTCGGAGCAGTCTGTGTTAAACGGTCCACCCTTATCGGATTCTCTTCAATCTGAG CGGTTGGATAATAATATATCTGGAATGCAGCCTCCTCTAGCGTCTCAGGCTCTGTTAACTGCGTTAGAAAATACTCTGCTCAAGAATACAGAGTTTGCAAACTGTTCCATTACGAAACCTGTCAGTTTGATGAGTCAAACTGAACAAGAAATTGAGAACAACTCCCTTACTACAAAATATTCCTCCAAATCCTGTCATATGACAGATCACAACACACAGGCTAATTGGAACTCAATGATTGACCAGCAACATAAAAAGCgcaagaaaaagaggaag GGTGGTTcaggaaaaaaataa